One part of the Acidobacteriota bacterium genome encodes these proteins:
- a CDS encoding membrane protein insertion efficiency factor YidD: MSVWKKRVLAGAAFVALLLIADTLRSPEKQATASIYIGSVHLYQSYGRPMLEGVVACRYRPTCSDYSIEAVERFGIARGLYLTVIRVYSCDESVPMGTVNEPI; this comes from the coding sequence ATGAGCGTTTGGAAAAAACGAGTCTTGGCCGGAGCGGCTTTCGTCGCTCTGCTTTTGATTGCCGACACCCTGCGTTCGCCCGAGAAACAGGCAACAGCAAGCATCTATATAGGTTCTGTCCATCTTTACCAGAGCTACGGCCGTCCGATGCTTGAGGGTGTGGTAGCTTGCCGATATCGTCCGACCTGCTCGGACTATTCGATCGAGGCGGTCGAACGGTTTGGCATCGCACGGGGCCTTTATTTGACGGTTATCCGTGTTTATTCATGTGACGAAAGCGTTCCGATGGGAACTGTCAATGAACCTATTTAA
- a CDS encoding DUF305 domain-containing protein translates to MAQQTDETAPVIVRPGAPGQITKVLPSTSRAVLPPRSAKDVEFMQGMIMHHAQAVEMVDLMASRTENREIRLLGARISHTQADEINFMKRWLISKGESTEMPMPSMSGSHSHGGHSSTHQMVMPGMLSEQQMDALRKAKGSEFDELFLSGMIQHHGGALIMVKELLDTAGAGQDAELFNFVTDVDSGQRAEIRIMQNLLSKKKVEENR, encoded by the coding sequence GTGGCTCAGCAAACGGATGAGACCGCTCCGGTGATAGTGCGACCCGGTGCTCCAGGGCAGATTACAAAGGTATTGCCGTCTACGTCTCGGGCTGTGCTGCCGCCGCGTTCGGCAAAGGATGTTGAGTTTATGCAGGGCATGATCATGCATCATGCCCAGGCAGTAGAAATGGTCGACTTGATGGCATCCCGAACGGAAAATAGAGAGATTCGACTGTTGGGAGCTCGAATCAGCCATACTCAGGCGGACGAGATAAATTTTATGAAGCGGTGGTTGATTTCCAAGGGAGAATCCACCGAGATGCCGATGCCTTCAATGTCGGGTTCGCATTCGCACGGGGGCCATTCGTCAACACACCAAATGGTCATGCCGGGTATGTTGTCTGAACAGCAAATGGACGCCCTGAGGAAGGCGAAGGGTTCGGAATTTGATGAATTGTTTTTGTCCGGGATGATCCAGCACCATGGAGGGGCTCTCATCATGGTTAAAGAACTTCTCGACACGGCGGGGGCCGGTCAGGATGCTGAGCTCTTTAATTTCGTAACTGATGTCGACAGCGGGCAGCGGGCTGAGATCAGAATTATGCAGAATTTGCTGAGTAAAAAGAAAGTAGAGGAGAACCGATGA
- the nifJ gene encoding pyruvate:ferredoxin (flavodoxin) oxidoreductase, with protein sequence MNSQLKHHPVTLDGNEAAVHVAYRINEVCAIYPITPSSAMAEFADEWAAKDIKNIWGNIPDVIEMQSEGGAAGTVHGALQTGSLTTTFTASQGLMLMLPNMYKIAGELTSTVFHVAARSLAAQGLSIFGDHQDVMAARTTGFALLASASVQEAHDMALIAQATTLRSRIPFIHFFDGFRTSHEVNKIDLISDADIRAMIDDELVFEHRGRALNPDNPFIRGTAQNPDVYFQGRETVNSFYAAVPSILKEEMRKFAKLTGREYSPVKYYGAPNAENVIVIMGSGVETTSETAAFLAQKGEKVGVLQISLYRPFPDDDFIAALPASVRKISVLDRTKESGASGEPLYQDVMITLMEAVSGGKLAQMPLVVGGRYGLSSKEFTPAMVKAVYDELSRSKPKNHFTVGIIDDVGMTSIDVDNSFRLDESDWTQALFFGLGSDGTVGANKNSIKIIGENTDHSAQGYFVYDSKKSGAKTVSHLRFGTKPIKAPYLISSADFIACHQFNFLEKEEMLSLAKPGATFLLNSPYPHDEVWDNIPLAVQRAIIDKKIKLYVIDADDVASKTGMAARINTIMQTCFFALSGVLPPDEAIAQIKKAIEKTYLKKGQAIVDKNFNAVDQTLENLFEVEIPQNTNALEGNAAGMSPRAPEFVRTVTQMMISGRGDSIPVSALPIDGTYPSGTSKWEKRNVSSRVAVWEPDLCIQCGNCSFVCPHSVIRAKFFHKDHLREAPDGFKYSPINARGFPETKYSLNVYLEDCTGCNLCYEVCPVDAPGENEKRAINMADKAVNLEPDRDNIRFFELLPQNNKPEVDFSTVHGVQFLEPYFEFSGACAGCGETPYIKVLTQLFGDRLLVANATGCSSIYGGNLPTTPWTSNSLGKGPAWSNSLFEDNAEFGLGMRLTADKQLGTAHQLLEILRPELGDDLVDELKDAPQRLESEILQQRLRVAELKVKLAKLDSTEAKHLMSVADQLVHRSVWLIGGDGWAYDIGSGGLDHALATGRNINILVLDTEVYSNTGGQMSKATPTAASAKFAAAGKRVGKKDLALQAISYGNVYVAQIAMGANPQQTLLALREAEAYDGPSLILAYSHCIAHGIDMEKGLNQQKLAVASGYWPLIRYNPILRKNDQNPFVLDSPKPLIPLRDYAYNELRYKVLTQTSPVEAERLMVLAQEIVDLRWKTYEEMAGFGASSFQPVF encoded by the coding sequence ATGAATTCCCAACTAAAACACCATCCGGTAACGCTTGACGGAAATGAGGCTGCTGTTCATGTTGCATATCGCATCAACGAAGTATGTGCGATCTATCCGATCACACCTTCGTCGGCAATGGCCGAATTTGCCGATGAATGGGCCGCGAAGGACATAAAGAACATCTGGGGAAATATTCCAGATGTGATCGAAATGCAAAGCGAGGGCGGTGCCGCAGGAACCGTCCACGGAGCATTGCAGACAGGCTCATTGACGACAACATTCACCGCATCACAAGGACTGATGCTGATGTTGCCAAATATGTACAAGATCGCCGGCGAGTTGACGTCGACCGTCTTTCACGTGGCGGCAAGATCGCTCGCGGCACAGGGTTTGTCGATCTTCGGCGACCATCAGGATGTGATGGCCGCGCGAACCACCGGATTTGCATTGCTGGCGTCTGCGAGCGTTCAAGAGGCTCACGACATGGCTCTTATCGCACAGGCGACAACGCTCAGATCGCGAATTCCATTTATTCATTTCTTTGACGGATTCAGAACATCCCATGAAGTAAATAAAATAGATCTCATTTCAGATGCCGATATTCGGGCGATGATCGACGACGAACTCGTTTTTGAACATCGCGGGCGAGCTTTGAATCCGGATAACCCCTTCATTCGCGGCACGGCGCAGAATCCTGATGTGTATTTCCAGGGACGCGAAACCGTAAATTCGTTCTATGCCGCAGTTCCATCGATCCTGAAGGAGGAGATGCGGAAGTTTGCGAAGCTTACCGGCAGGGAATATTCACCGGTCAAGTATTATGGTGCACCGAATGCCGAGAACGTGATCGTTATAATGGGTTCGGGCGTGGAAACAACATCGGAAACGGCCGCGTTTCTCGCACAGAAAGGCGAAAAAGTCGGAGTACTTCAGATCTCGCTTTATCGCCCGTTTCCCGACGACGACTTCATCGCTGCGTTGCCCGCCTCGGTCCGTAAGATCTCTGTTCTCGACCGGACAAAAGAGTCCGGAGCATCCGGCGAACCACTGTATCAGGACGTTATGATCACGCTGATGGAAGCTGTTTCCGGCGGGAAGTTGGCTCAGATGCCGCTAGTTGTAGGCGGCCGATATGGCCTATCGTCCAAAGAGTTTACGCCGGCAATGGTCAAGGCTGTTTACGACGAATTGTCCCGATCGAAACCAAAAAATCATTTCACGGTCGGCATTATCGATGATGTCGGGATGACGAGCATTGACGTAGACAACAGTTTCAGACTTGATGAGTCGGATTGGACCCAGGCTCTGTTTTTCGGGCTCGGATCGGATGGAACCGTCGGAGCGAATAAGAACAGCATCAAGATAATTGGCGAGAACACAGACCATTCGGCACAGGGCTATTTTGTTTACGATTCGAAAAAATCCGGGGCCAAGACCGTCTCACACCTTCGTTTTGGCACCAAACCTATCAAGGCTCCGTATCTGATCTCGTCTGCCGATTTTATTGCTTGCCATCAATTCAATTTTCTCGAGAAGGAAGAGATGTTGTCGCTCGCCAAGCCGGGCGCGACGTTCCTTCTTAATAGCCCGTATCCGCACGACGAGGTCTGGGACAACATCCCGCTCGCCGTGCAGCGGGCTATCATTGATAAGAAGATCAAGCTATATGTGATCGACGCTGATGACGTGGCGAGTAAGACCGGAATGGCGGCCCGCATCAACACGATCATGCAGACCTGTTTCTTTGCTCTCTCGGGCGTGCTGCCGCCGGACGAAGCGATCGCCCAGATCAAGAAAGCGATCGAAAAGACCTATCTCAAAAAGGGGCAGGCGATAGTCGATAAGAATTTTAATGCGGTCGACCAGACGCTGGAGAACCTTTTCGAGGTCGAGATCCCGCAAAATACCAATGCCCTGGAAGGAAATGCGGCCGGCATGTCACCAAGAGCTCCGGAGTTCGTCCGTACGGTTACGCAGATGATGATTAGCGGCAGGGGCGACAGTATACCAGTCAGCGCTCTTCCAATTGACGGAACCTATCCGAGCGGCACTTCTAAGTGGGAAAAACGGAACGTTTCAAGCCGCGTTGCTGTATGGGAACCGGATCTATGCATTCAATGCGGGAACTGCAGTTTCGTCTGCCCTCACAGCGTGATCCGGGCTAAGTTCTTTCACAAGGACCATTTGAGGGAGGCTCCTGACGGTTTCAAATACTCGCCGATCAACGCCCGTGGTTTTCCGGAAACAAAATATTCACTGAACGTGTATCTGGAGGATTGCACCGGATGTAATCTTTGTTATGAGGTCTGTCCGGTCGATGCTCCGGGCGAGAACGAAAAGCGGGCGATAAACATGGCAGATAAGGCCGTAAACCTCGAACCCGATCGTGATAATATTCGCTTCTTCGAGCTCTTGCCGCAGAACAATAAACCGGAAGTTGATTTTTCGACGGTTCACGGAGTTCAGTTTCTTGAACCGTATTTTGAATTTTCCGGAGCGTGTGCCGGCTGCGGCGAGACACCGTATATAAAGGTTCTTACCCAATTGTTCGGCGATCGCCTCTTGGTCGCTAACGCGACCGGATGTTCTTCGATCTACGGCGGCAATTTGCCGACAACTCCATGGACTTCAAATTCTCTCGGGAAAGGGCCGGCGTGGTCAAATTCGCTTTTTGAGGACAATGCCGAGTTCGGCCTGGGAATGCGTCTGACGGCCGACAAACAGCTGGGAACTGCACACCAGCTGCTGGAAATATTACGGCCGGAACTTGGGGATGACCTGGTCGACGAGTTGAAAGATGCTCCTCAGCGGCTCGAAAGCGAGATCCTGCAGCAGCGGTTACGAGTTGCCGAACTGAAGGTAAAACTCGCAAAACTAGATAGCACCGAGGCAAAGCATCTGATGTCGGTTGCAGACCAGTTGGTCCATCGCAGCGTTTGGCTTATCGGCGGTGATGGTTGGGCATACGATATTGGTTCGGGCGGGCTGGACCATGCATTGGCGACGGGGCGAAATATCAACATTCTCGTCCTCGATACAGAGGTCTATTCCAATACCGGAGGTCAAATGTCCAAAGCGACGCCGACAGCTGCGTCTGCCAAGTTTGCCGCGGCAGGAAAGCGTGTTGGCAAGAAGGATCTGGCACTTCAGGCAATTTCGTACGGGAACGTGTATGTCGCACAGATCGCAATGGGTGCAAATCCGCAGCAAACCCTACTCGCACTTCGCGAGGCGGAAGCATACGATGGCCCGTCGCTCATACTTGCATACAGCCATTGCATCGCTCATGGCATCGATATGGAAAAAGGGCTTAATCAACAAAAACTAGCGGTTGCGAGCGGTTACTGGCCGCTTATCCGATACAATCCGATCCTGCGAAAGAACGATCAGAATCCATTCGTTCTCGATTCGCCAAAACCGTTGATACCGCTCCGGGATTACGCCTATAACGAACTGCGTTACAAGGTGCTGACCCAGACCTCACCGGTCGAGGCGGAGCGGTTGATGGTACTCGCCCAAGAGATCGTTGATCTTCGCTGGAAGACATACGAGGAAATGGCCGGATTTGGAGCTAGCTCGTTCCAGCCGGTTTTCTGA
- a CDS encoding NAD(P)-binding protein codes for MTQLKGDLTAQADLKTHGAGTGPVRKRRPVYVDFLPPCNQACPAGEDIQAWLDLAQAGKYFEAWQKLTEDNPLAAVHGRVCYHPCESACNRGSIDTSVSIHSVERFLGDMAISQNWKFASPKMRTGKRILVIGAGPSGLSASYHLARLGHSVTIYEAGPMAGGMMNFGIPAYRLPRNVLRAEIKRIEDLGVQIRLDKKVVDVMAEKAEGNFDAVFIAIGAHIGKKTDIPARDASKILDAVTFLRDVELGNKPNIGRRVAIYGGGNTAMDAARTAKRLGAEEALIIYRRDREHMPAHDFEADEALSEGIKIHWLTTIKDLDESSLTVERMEIVDGKPVPTGELETLAADSVILALGQATETGFLEGVDGIEFDSDGTVIVDRQMMTGSPGIFAGGDMVPSERTVTIATGHGRKAARNIDAWLDKRTFEKKPNNPLLTVDQLHVWYRTKADAAEQPHIEPETAVKGFDEIVVGLSEDEARYEAQRCYSCGNCFECDGCFGSCPEDAVIKLGTGLRYRFDYDLCTGCGTCYEQCPCHAIDLIGEPEAAI; via the coding sequence ATGACGCAACTTAAAGGCGATCTCACCGCTCAGGCGGATCTCAAAACTCATGGTGCGGGCACTGGGCCCGTACGAAAACGAAGGCCGGTATACGTTGATTTTCTTCCGCCATGCAATCAAGCATGTCCGGCTGGCGAGGATATACAGGCTTGGCTTGACCTGGCTCAGGCCGGAAAGTACTTCGAAGCCTGGCAGAAACTCACCGAGGATAACCCTCTCGCTGCAGTTCACGGCCGAGTATGCTATCACCCGTGCGAAAGTGCGTGCAACCGGGGATCGATCGACACATCGGTGAGTATCCACTCGGTCGAACGATTCCTCGGTGACATGGCGATCTCACAAAATTGGAAGTTTGCCTCGCCGAAAATGCGGACCGGAAAACGAATACTTGTGATCGGAGCCGGCCCGAGCGGCCTTTCGGCGTCGTATCATCTTGCTCGACTCGGTCACAGTGTCACGATCTATGAGGCTGGCCCCATGGCCGGCGGAATGATGAACTTCGGCATTCCTGCGTATCGATTGCCTCGTAATGTGCTGAGGGCCGAGATCAAACGAATCGAAGATCTCGGGGTGCAGATCAGGCTTGATAAAAAGGTTGTTGACGTTATGGCGGAAAAGGCGGAAGGGAACTTTGACGCCGTCTTTATCGCGATCGGTGCCCACATAGGTAAAAAGACCGACATCCCAGCGAGAGATGCCAGCAAAATTCTGGACGCTGTCACGTTCTTAAGGGACGTTGAACTGGGAAATAAGCCAAACATCGGCCGCCGCGTAGCCATTTACGGCGGAGGCAATACAGCAATGGATGCCGCACGGACGGCGAAGCGTCTAGGTGCGGAAGAGGCCCTAATTATTTACCGACGCGACCGTGAGCATATGCCGGCACATGATTTTGAGGCCGACGAGGCCTTGAGCGAAGGTATCAAGATCCATTGGCTCACCACTATCAAAGATCTTGATGAATCATCGTTAACTGTTGAACGAATGGAGATCGTCGACGGAAAGCCGGTCCCAACCGGCGAACTCGAAACTCTTGCCGCTGATTCGGTGATCCTTGCCCTGGGCCAGGCGACCGAGACAGGATTTCTCGAGGGTGTCGACGGTATTGAATTCGATAGTGACGGTACCGTGATCGTCGACAGGCAAATGATGACAGGCTCTCCGGGCATCTTTGCCGGAGGCGATATGGTCCCGAGCGAACGAACTGTGACGATCGCGACCGGGCACGGAAGAAAAGCAGCCCGCAATATCGATGCGTGGCTGGATAAACGTACTTTCGAGAAAAAGCCGAACAATCCGCTGCTTACGGTTGACCAGCTGCACGTCTGGTATCGAACAAAGGCGGATGCTGCCGAGCAGCCGCATATCGAGCCCGAAACTGCCGTGAAAGGCTTCGACGAGATCGTCGTCGGCCTTTCAGAGGACGAAGCCCGTTATGAAGCACAACGCTGCTATTCCTGCGGCAATTGCTTTGAATGTGACGGCTGTTTTGGTTCCTGCCCGGAGGATGCCGTCATCAAGCTAGGTACCGGCCTGCGATATAGATTCGATTACGATCTTTGTACAGGCTGCGGAACATGTTACGAACAATGCCCATGTCACGCGATCGACCTCATCGGAGAACCGGAGGCAGCAATATGA
- a CDS encoding glycoside hydrolase family 3 protein encodes MIKQLNSLPLRKKVGQLFVIGIAGPDVDAATLELLNDVSPGGICLFTRNIREAGQTRKLLDDLRRALPVVPFLSLDQEGGIVDRLRRILTPMPAANKIKKAEDASRLAKLIAESVRILGFNMNFAPVVDVVDYEREQTGNGLYSRAYGRSVEDVVELAGEFLNVLQDNGVIGCIKHFPGLGAAKVDSHEELPSVRVAEEEFFGTDLMPYGKLLGMGKVHLLMAAHAAFPNVGLQEVDENGKLLPSSLSYNFISQLLRGELGYDGLAITDDLEMGAIMKNYGMGSACVMAVNAGQDLLAICAEPRNIRDGFEAVLSAVEKGAISEDRINSSLSRIAALKSQLSEPLPFDTARLAAISDEITEFNTYLNR; translated from the coding sequence ATGATCAAACAGCTAAATTCCCTGCCGCTACGGAAAAAGGTCGGACAACTATTCGTTATCGGGATCGCCGGGCCGGATGTCGATGCCGCAACGCTCGAGTTGCTTAATGATGTGTCGCCGGGGGGAATTTGTCTGTTTACAAGGAACATTCGTGAGGCCGGACAAACGCGTAAATTGCTCGATGATCTCCGAAGAGCCCTTCCGGTTGTCCCATTTCTGAGCCTCGATCAGGAAGGTGGTATTGTCGACAGGCTCAGGCGGATACTAACGCCAATGCCGGCAGCAAATAAGATCAAAAAGGCCGAAGATGCATCGCGACTCGCGAAGCTAATTGCTGAGTCGGTGCGTATATTAGGGTTCAATATGAATTTTGCACCCGTGGTCGATGTCGTCGATTACGAGCGCGAACAAACGGGCAACGGGCTTTATTCACGTGCCTATGGCCGATCGGTTGAAGATGTGGTCGAGCTTGCAGGCGAATTTCTAAATGTTTTGCAGGATAACGGGGTGATCGGATGTATTAAGCATTTCCCTGGACTTGGGGCTGCAAAGGTAGATTCCCATGAGGAGCTGCCTTCGGTACGAGTCGCCGAGGAAGAGTTTTTCGGCACAGATCTCATGCCATACGGCAAACTGCTCGGCATGGGAAAAGTTCATCTTCTTATGGCCGCACATGCGGCTTTCCCCAATGTTGGTTTGCAGGAAGTTGACGAAAATGGCAAACTTTTACCGTCTTCATTGAGTTATAATTTCATTTCACAACTGCTTCGAGGTGAGCTTGGATATGACGGGCTCGCAATTACTGACGACCTTGAAATGGGCGCAATAATGAAGAATTACGGCATGGGTTCCGCGTGTGTGATGGCCGTAAATGCGGGACAGGACCTTTTGGCGATCTGTGCCGAACCAAGGAACATTCGCGACGGATTTGAGGCCGTTCTATCGGCAGTGGAAAAGGGTGCTATTAGCGAAGATCGTATCAACAGCTCCCTCTCTCGGATCGCCGCTTTGAAATCGCAATTGTCCGAACCACTCCCATTTGACACGGCCCGTTTGGCCGCTATCTCTGACGAGATCACTGAATTTAATACATATCTGAACCGCTGA
- a CDS encoding ABC transporter substrate-binding protein, giving the protein MRKLIFLALVVSLFATASTCRKRNLEYVTVALPEKFTAFDTLTMTGSDAAAERVKNLIFNSLVKKDANFDYVGELAKEIKTSADGKVITFILQDGVKFHNGQDFTSADVKYTFDELFKSNGFKSGAFFDTVPLDKVDASKTPAPAKPEAPVGATPAVKPVEEPKTKRVPHITSIETPDVKTVVFTVTRPSLKNQLLSNLVAIPIIPTDSVARQKDQPLGTGPFKFVSLDASQNIVELAANQEYWEGAPKVQKVRVKTVTDANSLQAELQTGGVDLAPNPNNISPDTLKSLGNSPTLKVEQTDGSNIQYLVFNTTSAPLNNVKIRQAIGYAIDRQKIVTDLLFEQAKVANSILPPQSWAYNAGTEYKFDQTKARQLIQEAGYKNEPIVFKYGSGNLAINQYAQVIQSALTDVGLNVQIETLEVNTIRKELAQGSFQMYTGIWIGGNQDPIFLRDLFSSTKIPGGNVSCCNRSRYANPEVDKLVEDAINETDKSKAKELYTKTWQTVSNELPLLPLWYPSNMVVANKRIGNIKINPSGDWSFIKDITVSE; this is encoded by the coding sequence TTGCGTAAACTAATATTTCTTGCACTTGTTGTCTCATTATTCGCCACTGCTTCGACGTGCCGTAAACGCAACCTTGAATACGTTACCGTTGCATTGCCTGAGAAATTCACGGCTTTTGACACGCTTACGATGACGGGCTCGGATGCAGCTGCAGAGAGGGTTAAGAACTTGATCTTCAATTCGCTGGTGAAAAAGGACGCGAATTTTGACTATGTCGGCGAATTGGCGAAAGAGATCAAGACGTCTGCGGACGGCAAGGTTATAACGTTTATCCTTCAGGACGGTGTAAAGTTTCACAACGGGCAAGATTTCACGTCTGCGGACGTAAAATATACGTTTGACGAGCTTTTCAAGAGCAATGGATTTAAGTCCGGAGCTTTTTTTGATACGGTGCCGCTTGATAAGGTCGATGCCTCAAAGACACCTGCTCCGGCAAAGCCCGAGGCACCTGTTGGGGCAACACCTGCGGTGAAGCCGGTCGAAGAGCCAAAAACCAAACGTGTTCCTCACATCACATCGATCGAAACGCCCGACGTAAAAACAGTTGTATTTACAGTAACCAGGCCCTCGCTCAAAAATCAGCTTCTCTCTAACCTTGTTGCGATACCTATCATACCGACTGATTCGGTCGCACGGCAGAAAGATCAGCCACTAGGCACCGGGCCATTCAAATTTGTCAGCCTTGATGCCTCGCAGAATATTGTTGAACTTGCCGCTAATCAGGAATACTGGGAAGGAGCTCCGAAGGTGCAGAAAGTGCGTGTCAAAACGGTGACAGATGCCAATTCCTTACAGGCCGAACTGCAGACTGGAGGCGTGGACCTGGCCCCCAATCCAAATAATATATCGCCCGATACACTAAAATCTCTCGGCAATAGCCCGACTCTCAAGGTCGAGCAAACAGATGGTTCGAATATCCAATATCTTGTGTTCAACACGACATCCGCACCGCTGAACAATGTAAAGATCCGTCAGGCCATCGGCTATGCGATCGACCGGCAGAAGATCGTTACCGACCTGTTGTTTGAGCAGGCGAAGGTCGCAAATTCGATCCTTCCGCCGCAGTCTTGGGCATATAACGCGGGCACCGAATACAAGTTCGATCAGACCAAGGCACGTCAGTTGATACAAGAGGCAGGTTACAAGAATGAACCGATCGTGTTCAAATACGGCTCAGGCAATCTTGCCATCAATCAATATGCACAGGTGATACAAAGTGCGTTGACGGATGTCGGCCTAAATGTGCAGATCGAAACGCTTGAGGTCAATACGATCCGAAAAGAGTTGGCTCAAGGCTCATTTCAGATGTACACCGGTATTTGGATCGGAGGCAACCAAGACCCGATCTTCTTACGTGATCTGTTCAGTTCGACGAAGATTCCCGGCGGAAACGTCTCGTGCTGCAATCGCAGCCGTTACGCGAATCCCGAGGTAGATAAACTGGTCGAGGATGCGATCAATGAAACCGATAAGTCAAAAGCAAAGGAACTATATACCAAGACCTGGCAAACGGTCAGCAACGAATTACCGTTGCTGCCGCTTTGGTATCCGTCGAATATGGTGGTCGCGAACAAGCGCATAGGCAATATCAAGATAAACCCCAGTGGCGACTGGAGTTTTATCAAGGATATAACGGTCAGTGAGTAA
- a CDS encoding N(4)-(beta-N-acetylglucosaminyl)-L-asparaginase, producing MTNRRDFLKAVSAMPLFAAVSSSSDAPSRTTFTRPLAVSTWDSGISANAAAWRVLAKKGMAIDAVEQAAISAENDASCCVGLDGYPDRDGYVTLDASIMDHRADIGSVAYIQHIKHPISVARMVMEKTKHVFLSGDGATQFAIENGFERIPAKLSDDAKKEWRRWLEKSNYKPIANIENQKVGQSTLAAPSFFPNGSANHDTMGTIAIDARGNLSGAVTTSGMAFKMHGRVGDSPIIGAGLFVDNEVGAATSSGVGEEVIRICGTHLVVELMRMGRSPEQACREAVTRIVRRDQKKARETQVGFVAVSKNGEVGAFSVLSGFTYSVTNSRYPDGRVFDSKFVFKAPEPEET from the coding sequence ATGACAAATCGTAGAGATTTTTTGAAGGCCGTCTCCGCAATGCCACTTTTCGCCGCTGTGTCCAGTTCGAGTGACGCTCCAAGCCGCACCACTTTTACGCGCCCGCTGGCCGTCTCGACTTGGGACAGCGGTATTTCGGCAAACGCTGCGGCTTGGAGAGTGCTTGCAAAAAAAGGAATGGCGATCGACGCGGTCGAGCAGGCGGCTATATCGGCGGAGAACGATGCGAGTTGTTGCGTCGGTCTCGATGGCTATCCAGACCGCGACGGCTACGTCACGCTTGATGCTTCGATAATGGATCACAGAGCGGATATAGGGAGCGTAGCTTATATCCAACACATTAAGCACCCGATCTCCGTAGCCCGTATGGTGATGGAAAAGACGAAACACGTCTTTCTGTCAGGCGATGGTGCGACTCAATTTGCGATCGAAAATGGCTTCGAACGGATTCCTGCAAAACTCTCAGACGATGCTAAAAAGGAATGGAGAAGGTGGCTTGAGAAATCGAACTACAAGCCGATCGCAAATATTGAAAACCAGAAAGTAGGTCAAAGCACACTGGCAGCCCCATCGTTCTTTCCGAATGGATCTGCCAATCACGATACGATGGGTACGATAGCCATAGACGCACGAGGCAACCTATCTGGAGCAGTAACCACGAGTGGCATGGCGTTCAAGATGCACGGCCGCGTCGGCGATTCGCCGATCATCGGAGCTGGGCTGTTTGTCGACAACGAGGTTGGAGCAGCGACAAGTTCCGGTGTTGGAGAAGAGGTGATCCGGATCTGTGGCACACACCTCGTGGTTGAACTAATGAGAATGGGCCGCTCCCCTGAACAAGCCTGCCGCGAAGCCGTGACGCGTATTGTGCGACGCGATCAGAAAAAAGCTCGCGAAACTCAGGTTGGTTTTGTTGCTGTTTCTAAGAATGGCGAGGTCGGGGCGTTCTCGGTCTTGAGCGGATTCACGTATTCGGTCACAAACTCGCGATACCCGGACGGCAGAGTATTCGATTCGAAATTTGTCTTCAAAGCACCGGAGCCCGAAGAAACATAG
- a CDS encoding HIT domain-containing protein, producing MSEDFYCESVLSGLIEVNKVLETENVLAYHHTRPFWETHIVVIPKRHISSLITIDASDNDLFLEMFEVIRRVATDVVGEKGAARVLTNLGEYQDSKHLHFHVYSGDQTN from the coding sequence ATGAGCGAAGATTTTTATTGCGAGAGTGTTCTCAGCGGTTTGATCGAGGTGAACAAGGTGCTCGAAACCGAGAATGTGCTTGCTTACCATCACACCCGGCCGTTTTGGGAAACACACATTGTCGTAATTCCCAAACGACACATATCATCACTAATTACGATCGATGCAAGCGACAATGATCTATTTCTTGAGATGTTCGAAGTGATCCGCCGCGTCGCAACAGATGTCGTAGGCGAAAAAGGGGCTGCTCGTGTGTTGACAAACCTAGGTGAATACCAAGATTCAAAACACCTGCACTTTCACGTCTATTCCGGCGATCAAACCAACTAG